The following are from one region of the Natronosporangium hydrolyticum genome:
- a CDS encoding CinA family protein, translating to MPATAAEVLRRLGGRGETLAVVESLTGGLLAAEFVAVPGASTVFRGGLVVYATDLKRSLAGVPAELLAARGPVDPAVAAALARGGRRRCGADWALATTGVAGPGAQDGVAAGTAYVAVAGPPVALAGPVAAGERADLRGDGQVWTRELRISGDRATVRAAAVTAAVALLAAHC from the coding sequence ATGCCTGCGACCGCGGCGGAGGTGTTGCGCCGGCTCGGCGGGCGGGGGGAGACCCTGGCGGTGGTGGAGTCGCTCACCGGCGGGCTATTGGCGGCCGAGTTCGTCGCGGTGCCGGGGGCGAGCACGGTGTTCCGGGGCGGCCTGGTCGTCTACGCCACGGATCTGAAGCGGTCGCTGGCGGGGGTGCCGGCCGAGCTGTTGGCGGCGCGGGGGCCGGTCGATCCGGCCGTGGCGGCGGCGTTGGCCCGGGGCGGGCGGCGTCGGTGCGGCGCGGATTGGGCGTTGGCGACTACCGGGGTGGCCGGCCCCGGCGCGCAGGACGGCGTCGCCGCCGGGACGGCGTACGTGGCCGTGGCCGGCCCGCCGGTGGCGCTGGCTGGCCCGGTGGCCGCCGGCGAGCGGGCCGATCTGCGCGGCGACGGGCAGGTATGGACCCGAGAGCTGCGGATCTCCGGGGACCGGGCAACGGTACGGGCGGCTGCCGTGACCGCGGCGGTGGCGTTGCTGGCGGCACACTGTTGA
- the pgsA gene encoding CDP-diacylglycerol--glycerol-3-phosphate 3-phosphatidyltransferase: MTVVSQAAPRPVPVLNAANVITAVRLALIPVFVALVVVSGMTHSGWLAAACLVFLAASLTDFLDGWIARRYGLVTSFGKVADPIADKALTGTALLLLSWYGELWWLVTLVILGREFAVTGLRFWVIRRGVIPASRGGKLKTALQIAAIAWYLWPFPAGLAAVGPWLMGAAVVVTVATGVDYAFRAWRLRRSG, from the coding sequence GTGACGGTGGTGAGTCAGGCGGCGCCGCGACCTGTTCCGGTGCTGAACGCGGCGAACGTGATCACCGCGGTGCGGCTGGCGCTGATTCCGGTCTTCGTGGCGCTGGTAGTGGTCTCGGGGATGACCCACTCGGGCTGGCTCGCCGCAGCCTGTCTGGTCTTCTTGGCCGCCTCGCTGACTGACTTCCTGGATGGCTGGATCGCCCGTCGGTACGGCCTGGTGACCTCCTTCGGCAAGGTCGCCGACCCGATCGCCGACAAGGCACTCACCGGCACCGCGCTGCTGCTGCTCTCCTGGTACGGGGAGTTGTGGTGGCTGGTGACGTTGGTGATTCTGGGGCGTGAGTTCGCGGTGACCGGGCTGCGGTTCTGGGTGATCCGGCGGGGGGTGATTCCGGCGAGCCGTGGCGGCAAGCTGAAGACGGCCCTGCAGATCGCCGCGATCGCCTGGTATCTGTGGCCGTTCCCGGCCGGGTTGGCGGCGGTGGGGCCGTGGTTGATGGGCGCCGCAGTGGTGGTGACGGTGGCGACCGGGGTCGACTACGCTTTCCGGGCGTGGCGACTGCGGCGATCCGGCTGA
- a CDS encoding helix-turn-helix domain-containing protein produces MLLRRVIGDALRARRQGQHRTLREISTAANVSLGYLSEIERGQKEASSELLASICEALGSQLSEVLREASDSLARAEHPGALVGAEPAGLPEIPAARGESAADEAPKAPATRAIEAPLPPPMADRGVPIPAGEVSVSVRRDGPLRTTLHAVRTRPGRRVAQHR; encoded by the coding sequence GTGCTGCTTCGTCGGGTGATCGGTGATGCCCTGCGCGCCCGGCGCCAGGGTCAGCACCGGACGCTGCGCGAGATCTCCACGGCGGCGAATGTGTCGCTCGGGTACCTCTCGGAGATTGAGCGCGGCCAGAAGGAAGCCTCCAGCGAGCTGCTGGCGTCGATCTGTGAGGCGCTGGGCTCCCAACTCTCCGAGGTGCTGCGGGAGGCGAGTGATTCGCTGGCCCGAGCCGAGCACCCGGGCGCCCTCGTCGGCGCGGAGCCGGCCGGCCTGCCGGAGATTCCGGCCGCCCGGGGCGAGAGCGCCGCGGACGAAGCGCCCAAGGCGCCGGCGACCCGCGCGATCGAGGCGCCGTTGCCGCCGCCGATGGCGGATCGGGGTGTGCCGATTCCCGCGGGCGAGGTGTCGGTGTCGGTGCGGCGGGACGGACCGCTGCGGACTACGCTGCACGCTGTGCGGACCCGCCCCGGTCGCCGGGTCGCTCAGCACCGCTGA
- a CDS encoding LLM class F420-dependent oxidoreductase produces the protein MRLSVFLEPQQGASYDDQLRVARCAEQAGFDGFFRSDHYLVMGDRDGLPGPTDAWTTLAGLARETTKIRLGTMVTAGTFRLPGPLAITVAQVDAMSGGRVELGLGAGWYEAEHRAYGVPFPELGERFGRLAEQLEIITGLWSTPLGETFAFAGEHYQVADSPALPKPVQQPHPPVIVGGHGPRRTPRLAARFATEFNVGFAGPDVVKAKALAVATACEELGRQEPPITSVAVPICCGRDDAEVARRADAIGRSLDSLREAGGLVGTPEQVVEQLRQYQAVGVSRAHLQVLDLTDLAQLELVAEQVAPAL, from the coding sequence ATGCGTTTGTCGGTATTCCTCGAACCTCAGCAGGGCGCCAGCTACGACGATCAGCTTCGCGTCGCCCGGTGCGCAGAGCAAGCCGGATTTGACGGCTTCTTCCGATCCGACCACTATCTGGTGATGGGCGACCGGGACGGGCTGCCGGGCCCGACCGATGCCTGGACCACGCTGGCCGGCCTTGCCCGGGAGACCACGAAGATCCGGCTGGGGACGATGGTGACCGCCGGCACCTTCCGGCTGCCCGGCCCGCTGGCGATCACCGTCGCGCAGGTGGACGCGATGAGCGGTGGCCGGGTCGAGCTCGGCCTCGGCGCCGGCTGGTATGAGGCCGAGCATCGCGCGTACGGGGTGCCGTTCCCGGAGCTCGGGGAGCGGTTCGGCCGGCTGGCCGAGCAGTTGGAGATCATCACCGGACTGTGGTCGACCCCGCTCGGGGAGACCTTCGCGTTCGCTGGCGAGCACTACCAGGTGGCTGACTCGCCGGCGCTGCCGAAGCCGGTGCAGCAGCCGCATCCGCCGGTGATCGTGGGTGGCCACGGCCCCCGGCGGACGCCGCGGCTAGCGGCCCGGTTCGCCACCGAGTTCAATGTCGGCTTCGCCGGCCCGGACGTGGTGAAGGCCAAGGCGCTCGCGGTGGCCACGGCGTGTGAGGAGTTGGGGCGGCAGGAGCCACCGATCACCTCGGTCGCGGTGCCGATCTGTTGCGGCCGCGACGACGCCGAGGTCGCACGGCGGGCGGACGCGATCGGGCGCAGCCTGGATTCGCTGCGCGAGGCGGGTGGGCTGGTCGGCACTCCGGAGCAGGTGGTGGAGCAGCTGCGGCAGTATCAGGCGGTCGGCGTCTCCCGGGCCCATCTGCAGGTGCTCGACCTGACCGACCTGGCCCAGCTGGAGTTGGTGGCCGAGCAGGTGGCCCCGGCGCTGTAG
- a CDS encoding sensor histidine kinase has translation MRVPAALRPLISRATYQGWGWLILGGAVVMPYIMAGEVVAVASGRGGVDAAVTVFAPQTFLWVLPFVLLTGLVLPIRPVLLLTARNLLRAEIEPAGRTGQDWRTRWRTAGWYTIQLAVGGLLSGVTLALLPMLAILMVMPVLPERALGPAGAIAPEWSAWWGPAVAVVALIALIYLVAGMTAGLRRLAPVLLGPSATERLLVLRQQAAQLAARNQLARELHDSVGHALSVVMWQSAAANRLLAQDPAAVRRALAAVEETARRALADLDHALGVLRDDPAPDPAVSQPWEQPSPPGLAQLPALFADCGLPVEADLLVEAAELPAEPSREAYRIIQESLTNALRHGERSTVTVRVAREDDELVVAVTNPVAAGQPELAGGGRGITGMRERVLTLGGSLQAGPDGPWWRVTARLPVRQEGAA, from the coding sequence ATGCGGGTGCCGGCAGCACTTCGGCCGCTGATCAGCCGGGCCACCTATCAAGGGTGGGGCTGGCTGATCCTGGGCGGCGCGGTGGTCATGCCGTACATCATGGCCGGCGAGGTGGTGGCGGTCGCGAGTGGGCGCGGCGGCGTCGACGCCGCGGTCACTGTCTTCGCCCCGCAGACCTTCCTGTGGGTGCTGCCGTTCGTGCTGCTGACCGGATTGGTCCTGCCGATCCGCCCGGTGTTGCTGCTGACCGCCCGTAACCTGCTCCGGGCGGAGATCGAGCCGGCCGGGAGAACCGGGCAGGATTGGCGTACCCGGTGGCGTACCGCCGGGTGGTACACGATCCAGCTGGCGGTCGGCGGCCTGCTCAGCGGCGTTACCCTCGCCCTGCTCCCGATGCTGGCGATCCTCATGGTGATGCCGGTGCTGCCAGAGCGGGCGCTGGGTCCCGCCGGCGCGATCGCACCGGAGTGGAGTGCCTGGTGGGGGCCGGCCGTGGCGGTGGTCGCGCTGATTGCGCTGATCTATCTGGTGGCCGGGATGACCGCCGGGCTTCGCCGGCTGGCGCCGGTGCTCCTCGGCCCCAGCGCCACCGAACGGCTCCTCGTGCTGCGGCAGCAGGCCGCCCAGCTCGCCGCCCGCAACCAGCTTGCCCGGGAGTTGCACGACTCGGTCGGACACGCCCTGTCGGTCGTGATGTGGCAGTCGGCGGCGGCGAACCGGCTGCTGGCGCAGGACCCGGCGGCGGTACGCCGGGCGCTCGCGGCGGTGGAGGAGACCGCCCGCCGGGCGCTCGCCGATCTCGACCACGCGTTGGGCGTCCTGCGCGACGATCCGGCCCCGGACCCGGCGGTGTCGCAGCCGTGGGAGCAGCCCTCACCACCCGGGTTGGCGCAGCTACCCGCGCTCTTCGCCGACTGCGGCCTACCGGTCGAGGCCGACCTCCTCGTCGAGGCGGCCGAGTTGCCCGCCGAGCCGTCCCGGGAGGCGTACCGGATCATCCAGGAGTCGCTGACCAACGCGCTCCGCCACGGCGAGCGCTCGACGGTGACGGTTCGGGTCGCCCGTGAGGACGACGAGCTGGTGGTGGCGGTGACCAACCCGGTGGCGGCAGGACAACCGGAGCTGGCCGGTGGCGGGCGGGGCATCACCGGCATGCGCGAACGGGTACTCACGCTCGGCGGTAGCCTGCAGGCTGGACCGGACGGGCCGTGGTGGCGGGTGACGGCCCGGCTGCCGGTTAGGCAGGAGGGAGCGGCGTGA
- the pspM gene encoding phage shock envelope stress response protein PspM has product MVDERARYFRRLRRLRNSARRWTVAAGGFGGVTAVLVPYQGLGPMDAVWAGLTGASAVLALWRWRDTRELAAQPVPDPPDPALAGDRWLAALSQVPGGHSLAEGIRRQRTRGALRGSGAAGSWERLDRAARTMHELKDRLRGADPEAWQEAVTVEGQLRELTNRVASLEQALRLAPTEAHPPLQELRAEHIAHLEQGVAAYEQFVVAAAGFVSESARTGGSASPALAGLTDATERLRGVTDGLSELRDLHGDLHGELRAPG; this is encoded by the coding sequence GTGGTCGACGAACGCGCCCGCTACTTCCGTCGGCTGCGCCGGTTGCGCAACTCGGCGCGGCGGTGGACGGTGGCCGCGGGCGGTTTCGGCGGCGTTACCGCCGTGCTCGTCCCGTACCAGGGGCTAGGCCCGATGGATGCGGTCTGGGCCGGGTTGACCGGTGCCTCGGCGGTGTTGGCGCTGTGGCGGTGGCGGGATACCCGCGAGTTGGCCGCCCAACCGGTGCCGGATCCGCCCGACCCGGCGTTGGCGGGCGACCGGTGGTTGGCGGCGCTCTCCCAGGTGCCGGGCGGGCATTCGCTCGCCGAGGGGATTCGGCGGCAACGGACCCGGGGCGCGCTGCGGGGTTCGGGCGCGGCCGGCTCGTGGGAGCGGCTGGACCGCGCTGCCCGCACCATGCATGAACTGAAGGACCGGCTGCGGGGGGCCGATCCGGAGGCGTGGCAGGAAGCGGTGACGGTCGAGGGCCAGCTGCGGGAGCTGACCAACCGGGTAGCGAGCCTGGAGCAGGCGCTGCGGCTGGCCCCGACCGAGGCGCACCCGCCGTTGCAGGAGCTGCGGGCCGAGCACATTGCCCACCTGGAGCAGGGAGTCGCGGCGTACGAGCAGTTTGTGGTGGCCGCGGCCGGGTTCGTCTCCGAGTCGGCCCGTACCGGCGGCTCGGCCAGCCCGGCGTTGGCTGGGTTGACCGACGCGACCGAGCGGCTGCGTGGGGTGACCGATGGGCTCTCCGAGTTGCGTGACCTCCACGGGGATCTGCACGGCGAGTTGCGGGCTCCCGGCTAG
- a CDS encoding PspA/IM30 family protein, producing the protein MANPFVKGWRYLMALFGAKIDEYADPKVQIQQAIDEAKVQHQALVKQAAAVIGNQRQLEMRLSRHMSEVEKWQGMARQGLVLADRARGEGEEEKAQEYERAAQSAANQLVSAEQAVEDLKTLHDQALSAAAQARKAVENNKMVLEEKLAERTKLLSQLEQAKMQETVASSLESMSALAAPGNTPSLDEVRDKIESRYASAMGRAELASNSVEGRMLEMQRSTLDIAGQSRLDQIRASMSGNQLAGGAEQPAVEGAQQSETPQQSGDNTATRLDEIRASLEQENQKGDAAPAS; encoded by the coding sequence ATGGCGAACCCGTTCGTCAAGGGCTGGAGATACCTGATGGCGCTGTTTGGCGCCAAGATCGACGAGTACGCCGATCCGAAGGTACAGATCCAGCAGGCGATCGACGAGGCTAAGGTCCAACACCAGGCGCTGGTGAAGCAGGCCGCCGCGGTGATCGGTAATCAGCGTCAGTTGGAGATGCGCCTGTCCCGCCACATGAGCGAGGTGGAGAAGTGGCAGGGGATGGCTCGGCAAGGGTTGGTGCTCGCCGACCGGGCCCGTGGCGAGGGCGAAGAGGAGAAAGCCCAGGAGTATGAGCGGGCGGCCCAGTCCGCGGCCAACCAGCTGGTCAGCGCCGAGCAGGCGGTCGAGGATCTGAAGACCTTGCATGATCAGGCGCTGAGCGCCGCCGCGCAGGCCCGCAAGGCGGTGGAGAACAACAAGATGGTGCTGGAGGAGAAGCTCGCCGAGCGCACCAAGCTGCTCAGCCAATTGGAGCAGGCCAAGATGCAGGAGACCGTCGCCAGCTCGCTCGAGTCCATGTCGGCGCTCGCCGCGCCCGGTAACACCCCGTCGTTGGACGAGGTTCGGGACAAGATCGAGAGTCGGTACGCGTCGGCGATGGGGCGGGCGGAGTTGGCGTCCAACTCGGTCGAGGGCCGGATGCTGGAGATGCAGCGTTCCACTCTCGATATCGCGGGTCAGTCCCGGTTGGACCAGATCCGGGCGAGCATGTCCGGTAACCAGCTCGCGGGCGGTGCCGAGCAGCCGGCAGTGGAGGGTGCTCAGCAGAGCGAGACACCGCAGCAGTCCGGCGACAACACCGCAACTCGGCTCGACGAGATCCGGGCCAGCTTGGAACAGGAAAACCAGAAGGGGGACGCGGCGCCCGCGTCCTGA
- a CDS encoding VOC family protein produces the protein MRIRGYAPATPCWAELTSSDPAASIAFYSGLFGWRTTETEVGSTVFTLRDLAAAGIVPTLTDGQPSAWLSYISTEEIDATVEQVGNAGGTILQPATEIGGRGTMAMLADPAGATFGLWQRGTFGGAQVATEANAVCWTDLAVRDVPGAAAFYGKVFGWRDEEGSLPTGYDYREWWVNNRVVAGVTIIGDEWPAEVPAHWRTTIEVDDCAATAARCRDLGGQVVLGPIDVNVGTYAQLIDPLGASFGIISLIPDLRLTP, from the coding sequence GTGCGGATCAGAGGTTACGCCCCTGCTACACCGTGTTGGGCAGAGCTTACCAGTAGCGACCCGGCGGCGTCGATCGCGTTCTACAGTGGGCTTTTCGGCTGGCGGACCACCGAGACCGAGGTCGGTTCCACAGTATTCACTCTGCGTGATCTGGCCGCCGCCGGAATCGTGCCGACGCTGACTGACGGCCAGCCCTCGGCCTGGCTGAGCTACATCTCCACAGAGGAGATAGACGCCACCGTCGAACAGGTCGGCAACGCCGGCGGTACGATCCTGCAACCGGCTACGGAGATCGGCGGCCGCGGCACGATGGCGATGCTCGCCGACCCGGCGGGCGCCACCTTCGGGCTATGGCAGCGCGGGACCTTCGGCGGCGCCCAGGTGGCGACCGAGGCCAACGCGGTCTGCTGGACCGACCTCGCGGTGCGCGACGTGCCCGGGGCGGCGGCCTTCTACGGGAAGGTCTTCGGCTGGCGTGACGAGGAGGGCTCACTGCCCACCGGGTACGACTATCGAGAGTGGTGGGTCAACAACCGGGTGGTAGCCGGCGTCACGATCATCGGCGACGAATGGCCGGCGGAGGTCCCCGCCCACTGGCGCACCACCATCGAGGTCGACGACTGCGCCGCGACCGCCGCCCGCTGCCGCGATCTCGGCGGCCAGGTGGTGCTCGGCCCGATCGACGTGAACGTCGGGACCTACGCGCAGCTGATCGACCCGCTGGGCGCCTCGTTCGGGATCATCTCGCTGATCCCGGACCTCCGCCTCACCCCGTAG
- a CDS encoding response regulator transcription factor: MTEAQLSIVIADDEDLVRAGLATIIDSEPDLTVVGEAADGVDAVAQVRRAQPDVALLDVRMPRTDGIEATREILRSMPRPPKILVVTTFDNDEYVYRALRAGADGFLLKRTRPAELVAAVRLVARTEALLFPTALRDLARRHRAGNDDRVSGAGLTERELEVLRLVARGLTNAEIAAELVIGVETVKTHVASVLAKLRVRDRTQAVIAAYESGTV, encoded by the coding sequence GTGACCGAGGCGCAACTGTCGATTGTGATCGCCGACGATGAGGACCTGGTGCGCGCCGGGCTCGCCACCATCATCGACAGCGAGCCGGACCTCACCGTGGTCGGCGAAGCGGCCGACGGCGTCGACGCGGTCGCCCAGGTCCGCCGGGCGCAGCCCGATGTGGCGTTGCTCGACGTCCGGATGCCACGCACCGACGGCATCGAGGCGACCCGGGAGATTCTGCGTTCGATGCCGCGTCCGCCCAAGATTCTCGTAGTCACCACATTCGACAATGACGAGTATGTCTACCGGGCGCTCCGCGCCGGCGCCGACGGCTTCCTGCTCAAGCGCACCAGGCCGGCGGAGCTGGTGGCGGCGGTGCGGCTGGTCGCCCGTACCGAGGCGTTGCTGTTCCCGACCGCGCTGCGGGACCTGGCGAGGCGCCACCGGGCCGGCAACGACGACCGGGTGAGCGGGGCCGGACTGACCGAACGCGAGCTGGAGGTGCTGCGGTTGGTGGCGCGCGGCCTCACCAACGCCGAGATCGCTGCCGAGCTCGTGATCGGGGTGGAGACGGTGAAGACGCATGTGGCGAGCGTGCTGGCGAAGCTGCGGGTGCGGGACCGCACGCAGGCGGTGATCGCCGCCTACGAATCCGGCACGGTATGA
- a CDS encoding pirin family protein — protein MPAITVDDVLVLPRLPILDPTTTYRDVRRLTTAPGGYEGEGFPVRRAFAGVPLTELDPFIHLDQMGEVEYAPGEPKGTPWHPHRGFETVTYMIDGIFDHQDSNGGGGSITNGDTQWMTAGAGILHIEKPPEQLVMSGGLFHGLQLWVNLPRSKKLSPPRYQDIRGRAATLLTTPDGGALIRLIAGEIAGHHGPGSTHTPITIAHVTLQPGAQLDLPWRPDYNALVYVLAGAGTVGTHQQPIRLGQLAVHGPGDALRVTADAAQESRTPALELYFMGGEPIREPVAHYGPFVMNTKAELIQAFEDHQAGRLGSIPAERTPHTTADQPPPA, from the coding sequence ATGCCCGCGATCACCGTCGATGATGTGCTGGTCCTACCCCGACTCCCGATACTCGACCCCACCACCACCTACCGTGACGTCCGCCGGCTGACCACCGCGCCCGGCGGGTACGAGGGTGAGGGGTTCCCGGTACGCCGGGCATTCGCCGGAGTGCCGCTCACCGAACTCGATCCGTTCATCCACCTCGACCAGATGGGTGAGGTGGAGTACGCCCCCGGTGAGCCCAAGGGCACCCCCTGGCACCCTCACCGCGGCTTCGAGACCGTGACGTACATGATCGACGGCATCTTCGACCACCAGGACTCCAACGGTGGCGGCGGGTCGATCACCAACGGTGACACCCAGTGGATGACCGCGGGCGCCGGCATCCTGCATATCGAGAAGCCACCGGAGCAGCTGGTGATGAGCGGTGGCCTCTTCCACGGCCTGCAGTTGTGGGTCAACCTGCCCCGCAGCAAGAAACTCTCGCCGCCGCGCTACCAGGACATCCGGGGCCGGGCGGCGACCCTGCTGACCACCCCGGACGGCGGCGCGCTGATCCGGCTCATCGCCGGTGAGATCGCGGGCCATCACGGGCCGGGCTCGACCCACACCCCGATTACGATTGCTCACGTGACTCTGCAGCCCGGGGCGCAGCTCGACCTGCCGTGGCGGCCGGACTACAACGCGCTGGTCTACGTGCTCGCCGGCGCCGGCACCGTCGGCACCCACCAGCAACCGATCCGGCTGGGCCAGCTCGCCGTCCACGGCCCCGGCGACGCGTTGCGGGTCACCGCCGACGCCGCGCAGGAGTCCCGTACCCCGGCGCTCGAGCTCTACTTCATGGGTGGGGAGCCGATCCGGGAGCCGGTGGCCCACTACGGACCGTTCGTCATGAACACCAAGGCCGAGCTGATCCAGGCCTTCGAGGACCATCAGGCGGGCCGGCTGGGCAGCATCCCGGCCGAGCGGACGCCGCACACCACCGCCGATCAGCCCCCGCCGGCCTAG
- a CDS encoding DNA-formamidopyrimidine glycosylase family protein codes for MPEGDTVFRTARNLHRAFAGRQLTASDLRLPQLATTDLTGAMVVESVSRGKHLLLRLQLPADGRAMSLHSHLGMDGSWRVYAVGERWRARSRHLIRVVLRTADAVAVGYELQQVMLVATEDEKHLTAHLGPDLLGADWDPAEAVRRLSRRTGTIADALRDQRNLAGIGNVYCAELLFLRGLWPWTPVPQVTDLSALVTLAKRLLEANRTRPMRTTTGVMRRGQDSYVYGRAGAPCRRCGTLIRRDDQGERVTYWCPHCQPEP; via the coding sequence ATGCCCGAGGGAGACACGGTCTTCCGAACCGCCCGGAACCTGCACCGGGCGTTCGCCGGTCGCCAGCTCACCGCCAGCGACCTGCGGCTGCCGCAGCTGGCCACCACGGACCTCACCGGGGCGATGGTGGTCGAATCGGTCAGCCGCGGCAAACACCTGCTCCTGCGGCTACAGCTGCCCGCGGACGGCCGGGCGATGAGCCTGCACTCCCACCTCGGCATGGACGGATCCTGGCGGGTGTACGCGGTCGGCGAACGGTGGCGGGCCCGGTCCCGGCATTTGATCCGGGTGGTCCTGCGCACCGCCGACGCAGTCGCAGTCGGGTACGAGCTGCAACAGGTCATGCTGGTGGCCACCGAGGACGAGAAGCATCTCACCGCCCACCTGGGCCCCGATCTACTCGGCGCCGACTGGGACCCAGCCGAGGCGGTACGCCGGCTCTCGCGCCGCACCGGCACCATCGCCGACGCGCTCCGGGACCAGCGCAACCTCGCCGGCATCGGCAACGTCTACTGCGCCGAGCTGCTCTTCCTGCGCGGCCTGTGGCCGTGGACTCCGGTGCCACAGGTCACCGACCTGTCCGCGCTTGTGACACTCGCGAAACGGTTACTGGAAGCGAACCGGACCCGGCCGATGCGCACCACCACCGGAGTCATGCGCCGTGGCCAGGACAGCTACGTCTATGGCCGGGCGGGCGCGCCATGCCGCCGCTGCGGCACCCTGATCCGGCGCGACGACCAGGGCGAACGGGTCACCTACTGGTGCCCCCACTGCCAGCCCGAACCCTGA
- a CDS encoding SAM hydrolase/SAM-dependent halogenase family protein, which translates to MPGFGWISFTTDYGLADGFVGACHGVIARLAPHVRVIDVTHQVPAGDVRHGALVLAQTLPYLPAAVHVAVVDPGVGTARRPVALVTPGGVLVGPDNGLLPWAGDALGGVTTAVVLTNPRWFADSVSHTFHGRDIFAPVAAELATATALAGVGPVAGGATVPVTEVAAVLSEAGAPVDPAELVRLPEPVVRDGEGWLEAEVLGVDHFGNVQLAAPGARLAALPQRLRVGEHPAVRGETFGDVPEGELVVLVDSAGQVAVAAHRGRAAELLSVTAGALLRIDSHR; encoded by the coding sequence ATGCCAGGGTTCGGATGGATCAGTTTCACCACCGATTACGGTCTCGCCGATGGGTTCGTCGGCGCGTGCCACGGGGTGATCGCCAGGTTGGCGCCGCATGTCCGGGTGATCGATGTGACGCACCAGGTGCCGGCGGGGGACGTGCGGCACGGGGCGCTGGTGCTGGCGCAGACGTTGCCGTATCTGCCTGCGGCGGTGCATGTCGCGGTGGTCGACCCGGGGGTGGGTACGGCGCGCCGCCCGGTGGCGTTGGTGACGCCGGGTGGGGTGCTGGTGGGCCCGGATAATGGGCTGCTGCCGTGGGCCGGGGACGCGTTGGGTGGGGTCACGACCGCGGTGGTGTTGACCAATCCGCGCTGGTTCGCCGACTCGGTCTCGCACACCTTCCACGGCCGGGACATCTTCGCCCCGGTCGCGGCGGAGCTCGCGACCGCTACTGCGCTGGCTGGGGTGGGCCCGGTCGCGGGCGGTGCCACGGTGCCGGTCACCGAGGTCGCGGCGGTGCTCAGCGAGGCGGGGGCGCCGGTTGACCCGGCGGAGCTGGTGCGGCTACCGGAGCCGGTGGTGCGGGACGGGGAGGGCTGGCTGGAGGCCGAGGTGCTCGGCGTCGACCATTTCGGCAACGTGCAGTTGGCGGCGCCCGGGGCGCGGCTGGCGGCGTTGCCGCAGCGGCTGCGGGTGGGTGAGCACCCGGCGGTTCGCGGGGAGACGTTCGGTGACGTCCCGGAGGGGGAGCTGGTGGTGTTGGTCGACTCGGCCGGGCAGGTGGCGGTCGCGGCCCACCGGGGACGGGCGGCGGAGCTGCTCTCGGTGACCGCCGGAGCCCTGCTGCGAATCGACTCGCACCGCTAG